From Aegilops tauschii subsp. strangulata cultivar AL8/78 chromosome 5, Aet v6.0, whole genome shotgun sequence:
attttttagcagttgtgtttgcatgCAATAAATTCGGATCCTACATTGTTGACTCCAAAGTAATTGTGcacactgatcatgctactattaaatatcttatggaaaagaaagatgctaaacctagactcattaggtgggttctctttctacaagaatttgatttgcatattactgATAGGAAAGGAGTTGAGAAcaccgtagctgataacttgtctaggttagagaatattcttgatgacccactacctattgatgatagctttcctgatgaacaactagctgtaataaatgcttctcataactctccttggtatgctgactatgccaattacatcgttgctaaatttataccacctagtttcacataccaacaaaagaaaaaattcttctgtGATTTAAGACATTAATTTTGgtatgacccacatctttataaagaaggagtaaatggtattattagacgttgtgtacctgagcatgaacaggaacaaatcctatggaaatgtcactccgaagcctatggaggacatcatgcgggagatatAACTACTCACAAGGTATTAcgatctggtttttattggcctactcttttcaaggatgcctgtaagtttgtcttgtcttgtgatgaatgtcaaagaataggtaatatcggtaagtgtcaagaaatgcctatgaattattcacttgttgttgaaccatttgatgtttggggctttgattatatgggaccttttccttcctctaatgggtatacacatattttggttgttgttgattatgtcactaagtgggtagaagttattccaactagtagtgttgatcataacacttccatTAAATGCTTAAAGAacttattttcccaaggtttggagtccatagatatttaatgactgatggtggttcacactttactcatggtgctttccgtaaaatgcttacTAAATAttatgttaaccatagaattgcatcaccctatcatcctcaatctagtggtcaagttgaacttagtaatagagaaataaaattaatattacaaaaaactgtcaataggtcccgaaagaattggtccaagaaattagatgatgcactttgggcctacGGAATAACTTATAAAAAtcatatgggtatgtctccatataaaatggtttatggaaaagcttgtcatttgcctcttgagttagaacataaagcatattgggcaattaaagaactcaattatgacttcaaacttgttggtgaaaagaggttatttgaaattagctcactagatgaatggagaacccaagcttatgaaaatgccaaactgtttaaagaaagagttaaaagatggcatgataaaagaatccaaaagccaGAATTCAAAGTTGGTGAATATGTTCTATTGTATACCCATAATTTTAGATTCTTTGGAGGAAAACTTctttccaaatgggaaggaccatatatcATCGAAGAAGTTTATCGCTCTGGATCTATTAAGAtcaataatgccgaaggtactaacccgaaggtggtCAATGGACAAATAATTAAGCATTATAtttcaggtacgcctattaatgttgaaactaaCATTACCATGATAGCAAAGGAACACATAAAACAAACCTTCCAGAACACCCAGAACCCTGAAAAGgaagaggtacgtgatacggtaagtaaacgaactccaaaaaatccgcaaaaacATTTTCTATCAGTTTCGAAATATTAGAAAAAATagggaaaataagaaacaaccaggaaggcaacccaggtgcccacaagacaccagggcacgcctatcccatggcacgccctggtgggttgtgggcccCTCAGGCACCTTCCCGACTCTGTTTTCCTTCCGtatgcttgtttcccaagataaaaaatctctATATATACTCTCGGATTATTTGACCACTGTATCGCGAAGAAATCCTCTATTCTTGTTTCGtgttgtttttctgacagatctagattgCTATGGCCGCaccaagctcctccaaggacaagttctttgagAGAGTAATCAATCCCTACTTGTTGGAGGTGATGAAGCACCCTCaagccattgagatgcgtgagagGGTGCTCCACATCCGGGATGTTCAAAGGTCAAAGAAGGCAGGAaccgtggaggccaggcttgagGCGGTGGAGCAGGAGATCTTCAAGTGCCAAGGGGTGGTGGAGCatggactcaatgccaatcacctcatgattaCGGAATTCACCCATGATCAGAAGGTGGATGGCCTGTCTATGAAGGACATCATCTTCACCTTCAACGAGCAAATCATTTTTCTACAAAGCCAAATCTATGATCTTCAAAATCAAGTCTTTGAGTATGAGGCAAGATCTAAAGGTATGAGTTTAGCTGCCAGTTGCAGGACTCGGGAGACTCATGCTTCCTCTTATGACGGTGAGACGCTGCCATGGAAGCCGGAGGATAGGCTCGCTACTacctcatcaccaccacctccatCATCTTTCCCATCGAAGGAGACTTGAGTACATGGGTATGGGAACTCCCCTTGGCTTgttccaagcttgggggagatgccccagtatcgtatcaccacaCTTTTATTACCTTTGCCTATCTTTGTTCGATCTTTAGTTATTTCATGATTTAGTTTTTTTGCGAGGAAATTTTAGTTGAATAAAGTTTAGTACGATCTATTTTTGAGTGCTAGTTCcgtgatctatctatctatgtgatCGAGTTAGAGTTACGTAATAAAATTTAGTTTGATTTTTTGCTTCTTTACTTTTCTGTTTCCATCAACATAAAAGAAAATAACGAAAaatatcatatgctaatcttatggtaagtaatgacatcacataaggaaaagtataagtgaTAAAATTTGTtgaaagttgacaaacatagcattggtcaataatgcaattcatgaaagaattaataagggaagagaagattcacatgcaaatacactatcttggacatcttttatgattctGAGCCCCCACTAAATATCTTATGCCAAACtattgatgttggacaaggaagacaacataatgatttatgtttgttcatattcacacagaagttatattgtcatagatccttcaacatgtggtgcttactcaatatctttgctagccaaaattccgcactaagtagagatactacttatgCATCCAAAATACCTTAAACCTAGACTcttgttttgagagtccaccatacccacatatggattgagtaagatccttcaagttgtcgtcggtgcaataaggcaataaaaattgcttctaaatgtgtttgatcatttagtgtaagagaaattaagtgttgtacgaacttgtgatggcaaagtaataaatgcgatggactgcataataaaggttgcaaggggcaatataacatgacgttcttttgcattaagagattgtgcatacaaacaaaaaagcgcatgacaacctctgcttcactctgcgaagggcctatattttacttttatgtatttattttttatgcaagagtcaaagtattcttatatattcctttttattttactctttggcaagcatcatgtggtggggaaaggtctaagcacatatatccagttggatgtgagtgatcatgagttattattgttgacatcacccttgaggtgaataagttgggaggcaaaactataagcccctatctttctgtgtgtccggttgaaactttttgctcatatatatatattttgagtgttagcaatcatagaagattaaatgatggttgagtatgtggacttgccaaaaggctccgatacgagacccttcctgaaaatatgatgaattgtacttgcaaagttgactgagaacatagtttgttggttttcaataaaGTTTATGCTTTTTACTtcaatgttgtgatgaattggTACTTGTTCATGGGAAGTTATATGATAGAGATTTATGAtaaattttgttgttgttataataatgagcatgatgctactatgtccgtattttgtttttatcgacatctccctctctctaaacatgtggacatgatttttgatatcggctttcgcttgaggacaagcgaagTCTAAGCtcgggggagttgatatgtccattttgcatcatgtcttcctactgttatttataatgttttatgcataataatgctttatggagcAATTCTAATGTCTtatctctcataatatgcaaggtttatacaaagagggagaataccggcaactggaattctagacctgaaaaagctacgtcagagatacctattctgtacatctccaaatgagctgaaattttacggagaattattttggaatatataataaatactgcagcaaataactaccagatgGGGGCTGCCTGGTGCCCACAAGACAcgagggcgcgccaggccccccaggcgcgccctagtgggtggTGGGTAGCCCGGCCCACCTCTCATGCCCATCTTATTGTATATAAGTTCTTTTGACCTataaaaaataaggagaggactttcgggacggagcaccgccgtctcgaggcggaactggggtaggagcacttttgccctccggcgaagcgattccgccaggggaacttccctcccggagggagaaatcgaagccatcgtcatcaccaacaaccctctcatctttgggaggccaatctccatcaacatcttcaacactaccatctcatctcaaaccctagttcatctcttgtgttcaatctttgtaccggaacctcagattggtacctgtgggtgactagtagtgttgattacatcttgtagttgattactatatggtttatttggtggaagattatatgttcggatccattatgctattcaatacccctatgatgttgagcatgaatatcatttgagtagttacctttgttcttgaggtcacgggagaagtcacgttgcaagtaatcatgtgaatttgatatgtgttcaataatttgatgatatgtatgttgtgattcccttagtggtgttacgtgaacgtagactacatgacacttcaccatctttgggcctaagggaatgcatcgTGGAGTAGTTactagatgatgggttgctagagtgatagaatcttaaaccctagtttatgcgctactttgtaagggactgatttggatccataagtttaatgctatggttagattttatcttaatacttttctcgtagttgcggatgcttgcgagggggttaatcataagtgggaggcttgttcaagtaagaacagcacccaggcaccagtccacccacatatcaaaatatcaaagtagcgaacgcgaatcaaaccaacatgacgaaagtgactagatgaaattcccgtgtgccctcaagaatgcattgcttattataagagactgttttggcatgtcctttgctacaaaaaggattgggctaccttgctgcactttatttacagtTACCTTTACTTGtccattacaaattatcttgctatcaaactacctgttaccgacaattcagtgcttgcagaaattaccttgcagaaaaccacttgtcatttccttctgcttctcgttgggttcgacactcttacttattgaaaggactacgattgatcccctatacttgtgggtcatcaacacccaacagggacgccacgtgcactacactacgccggggactgcgtcGCCGccacggtgtagcctcccagctggagttgtcctctaatgacggcggagtggctgagcgacgacgacagaccggtgccattggcgactGTGGGAGAAGCTGACAAGATAAGAtgcagggagggaggggaaaatgtgacgcatgacttgccggccgtgagggtttatatagcaggccggtaagcattgggattttgagGGATTTCGTCGAGTCGGGCAGGAAGCTTGCGCGGCTATGCGCAGGAAAATGAGTTGTTGCGTAGTGGCAGGCTGActgacgattcattggcgccacttcgagccaccgtttggccaaaagaatgtCTGCGAGGTGATCAAGCTTGCGCTCAAAGTCGTCTGcagcagcggggtgacaagacgtgcgagaggaggacgaaatgACACATACACATAGGTTAATcaaaaatgtttgcgatttaattacctattacctccgtcctggtttataagtccTCTTTGTatttttgtgccaaattttgattatagatttaactaataaaatacgaatgcatgtcacaaaaaattatatcgttggattcttatttgaacatagtttccaattatattatttttataacatgcattaacattttgttagttaaatttaaggtcaaaatatggcacagaatataaaggggattaataaaccaggatggatgaagtagcacacggccgctctctacgcggCGTCGTGAACGATTGTTCGACCATCATGTGATGTCGAACACAACGTAGTTTCACATCATGTCGCCGGCTTGCAACTGCCGGCCAGTTTGTAGACGACCATTCCccgcgtgttcaactgctctatgcgtgtggttgctcacagttgaggcggccgcggcgcacTCTGCTCGCATCCCACCGCGCGCACTCTGCTTTCGCGTCCCTTCGCATGCTCTTCCCGCGTCCCTCCACGcacgctgccagtgtttggggccggcaaACGATCACGTATGTTCGTGTTGCCATTATGCATgtggttgcgccgggcgcggcgccaCGATGCAGTTACCTGCTGCAAAAACTGTCATGTGGACGTGCcgagaatccaggccgcccggcccccatttattcccGCGGTCATTTACCTTAATCCCTCGCgccacacgacacaataagcgcACCCACaacgacacatacagagaggatatccagcggttccaatgacactccccgtggctccaatgacGCTCCCAGCGGCAGACGGCGACAATGGacggcagttcaccacgcatcacgtagtggacacccacgtgagggggaaggacCTCTTGGTGGTGTACACAAATGAGacgtctcggtggagagctccaccCAAACTATGAAGCGGTTGCTTGctgaggacaagtaccaagtggtcggcttcgacctcgagtccACCGGCGGTAGTGCCGGGCATGATCATAAGGTTGCCCTCGCCCAGTTTTGCGTGCACCATGAaatcctcgtctaccactaccccttgaccacaaggccttgcgagcatttcgcCATGTTTATCAACAGCCTCGACTACAGTTTTGCtatggtggacaccaccaacgatctaaaagcgctcgaGGTTTTAGGCTTGGCCTGCCGGAATCTTGTCCACATCCATGACCATTACAAGGTCAGGGGCAGCACCAGGAACAATcagaactccctggttgacctcg
This genomic window contains:
- the LOC109783891 gene encoding uncharacterized protein, which produces MAAPSSSKDKFFERVINPYLLEVMKHPQAIEMRERVLHIRDVQRSKKAGTVEARLEAVEQEIFKCQGVVEHGLNANHLMITEFTHDQKVDGLSMKDIIFTFNEQIIFLQSQIYDLQNQVFEYEARSKGMSLAASCRTRETHASSYDGETLPWKPEDRLATTSSPPPPSSFPSKET